ATCTCCACGGCGTTGAAGACGCCCCAGGAGATCGCGCTGATCGAGCCGACGATGATCCCGAATGAGCCGACGTTCGACAACTTCCGGGCGGCGTTCAGTGAACAGCCGATCGCTCGCTCGATCGTCAACACCGCCTTCGTGTCCAGCGTGTCGGCGTTCCTGACCGTGCTGCTGTCGATCCCGGCGGGCTACGTGATGGCGCGTTATCGCTCCGTCGTGAGCCGAGCCGCCATCGTCTGGGTCCTGCTCAGCCAGATCTTTCCATGGGTGCTGGTGATCATTCCGCTGTTCCTGCTGCTCCGGGACTTCGGGCTCTACGACAGCCATCTCGGGTTGATCACCGTGTACGTGGTGTGGAGTATGCCCTTCGCGCTCTGGATGCTGCGCAGCTACGTCGCCGGTATCCCTTATGAACTCGAGGAAGCAGCCGCGATGGACGGGGCTACCAAGGCGCGGACGTTGCGCGAGGTCATCGCTCCGCTGCTTGCCCCGGGCGTCGTAGCCGCTGGACTGTTCGCGTTCGTCTCGGCGTGGAACGAGTTCCTGTTCGCCTTGGTGCTGATCCGTGATCCGGATCTGCAGACCCTGTCGCTGACGCTGGTCAAGTTCATCGGCGCCGAAGGAGTGGCCCGGCTCGGGCCGCTCGCTGCCGCGTCGCTGGTCGCGACCATCCCCAGCCTGATCTTCTTCGCCTTCATGCAGCGTCGCCTGACCGGCGGCCTGCTCGGCGGAGCCGTCAAGTCGTGAGTCCCCAACGAAGGAGAATGAGCATGATCACCAGGAGACGGTGCACCAGCGCAGTGGCCGGGCTCGCCGGCGTCGCGTTGCTGTTGAGCGCGTGCGGCAGCGATGACTCGAACGGATCGACGCGGTCGAACGACTCCGAACAGTCTGACGACGCCGGCACCCCCGACGAACCGATCAGTCTCACGTTCCAGACGCTGGCCTGGCAGACCGCCTCGGTCGAGGCCAACGAGGCGATCGTCGAGGCATGGAACGACGAGAACCCCAACGTGCAGGTCGAGCTTCTGCAAGGGGACTGGAACAACGTCAACGACCAGTTGCTGACCGCTTTCGAAGGTGGCACCGCGCCGGACGTTTTCCACTACGAGTCCACCACGCTGCAAGAGTTCGCCGACCGCGGCAATGTGCTCGACCTGGCCGGGTACCTTTCCGACGAGATCCGTGCGGACATCCGCGAGGGCGCCTGGGACACCGTCACTTACGGCGAGGGCGTGTACGGCGTGCCATTCCTGCAGGAGTCGCAGGTGGTCTTCGCCAACGCGTCGATCCTGGAGGACGAGGGCATCGAGCTGCCAACGCTCGACGATCCGTGGACGTGGGACGAGTTCGCCGAGGTGGCCCGGGAGCTCACCACCGACGACCGATACGGCGCCGTCTACCCGCTGCGCTCGCCGGCCAACCGAATCCTCAACCTCTCGCGCAACTTCGGCGGGGACTTCTTCAGCGACCCGGCGGGAGAGGCGACGGCGGTGTTCGGCGATGCCGAGAGCGAGGCGCTGAGCCGGATCCACGACATGCTTTACGTCGACGAATCAGCCGCTCCGGACGGCCTCGGCATGTCCGCGTCGGATTCGTTGCCGGCATTCTTCGATGGCCAGTACGCGATGCTGCCTGGGGCCATCTGGCTGCGGCAGCAGCTCATCGAACAGGCTCCTGACGACTTCGAGTGGGTGACACTGCCCGCGCTGGCCGGAGACAGCCAGGCCCAGGGGGCCGTCGCACAGACCATGTCCGTCTCCGCCGACACGGAGTACCCCGAGCAGGCGGTCGAGTTCATCGAGTACTTCCTCAACCCGGAGAACCAGGTCCAGTTGGCCGCCGGTGACTGGCTGCTGCCGACGAGTCAGGAAGCCGCCGCCGCGCCGGAGCTCAACGACCCCGAGACCGGCTGGGACATCGCCGTGGCCACGGCCGACGACCTGGAGATCGCTCCCTTCCAGTTGGTCAAGGGGTTCGAGGAGTGGAAGGACAAGGTCGCCAACCCGGCCCTGCAGGAATTTTTCAGCGATGAGATCACCCTCGACGAGCTCGGCCGTAAGCTGACCGACGAGGGCAACAGCATCCTGGAGCGGTACCACAGGTGAACCCAACCGAGCGGGCGCGAGGCTGCCTCGTCGGTCTCGCGGTCGGAGACGCGATGGGCGCCCCGGCAGAGAACATGACCGCCGGGGCGATCGCCGAACGCTGGGGCCAGGTCACCGGCTTTCTCACCGATGCCAGGGCCGGCACGGACGACACGGAGTACGCCGCCTTCAGCGCGCTGCTGCTGCTTGACCACGGCTCTGCCCTGACCAGCGAACACGTAGCCGATGCGTGGACGAAGCACCTGGTCCGTCGCACCGGCGGTTTCCCTGGTGCGGGGTTCAGCGAGCTGGGCACGGTGGAGAACCTCCGGTCCGGTCTCCGGCCGCCGGCCAGCGGGGAGCATCTGCATTCGTGGAGCGACGGCTTGGCGATGCGGGCCGCCGTGCACGGCGTGTTCGCGGCCGGCGACCCGGTGGAGGCAGCACGGCTCGCCGCGGTCGACGGCGCGGTGAGTCACGCGGGCGAGGGTGTCTACGCCGGTCAGGCCGTGGCAGCCGCGGTGTCCGTCGCGATGTCCGGTGCTGATGTGGATGGGGTGGTCGCTGCGGCCCAGGCGGCCGCGCCTCCGGCGTCATGGACCGCCCGATCGCTCGACTCGGCTGTGGCGCTGCACGCTGATCCGGAAGCGTTGCTCGATGCACTGGTGACCCGCCGCTACCCGTGGACCGACCTCGCACCGGAGGCGGCCGGCCTGGCCTTCGGCGCGTTCATTGCGGCCCGCGGCGTATTCGAAGCGGCAGTCCCGGCCGCCGTGTCGATGGGCCGGGACGCCGACACCACCGCGGCCATCGCCGGCGCCCTGGCCGGTGCATCCGGCGGGCTCGCGGCGATCCCGAGCCAGTGGTCCGGATCGATCGGCCCGGTGACGGGGCGCTGCCTCGGCGACGTCGTCGCGGGACTACATCTGGCCGGCCTGGCCGACCAACTCGTAGGAGCGACGCCGTGAACGATGACCCCAGCGTCCTGCGAAGTGAGGGTCACGACGCTCGCTCGGCAGGACGCAACGGACGAGGCGGGGCGTTGATCGGCCTGGCGATCGGCGACGCCGCCGGCTGGCCGGCACGGCAGCACCGCTCGCACCTCTTGCCTTCGTGGACTCGGAGGCTGCGGCGTGAGCTCGACACGTTCGCCGAGGCCGAGGAGGTCACCTCGCTCCCGGTGCCGTTCGCGCTGAACCAGGAGCCGGGTCCGCTGCGCCTCGGTCCCAGCGACGACGCTGAATGGGCCGCTTGGACCCTCACCTGGCTGCGCGCCACCGATCCGCTCACCCGCCAAGCCGTGCACGACACATGGCGCGAAGCAGCGACATCGGAGAATCTGCCGCGAGGGCGGATCAGTACGGCAACGGCGGCCGACGCTCTGCGCAAGGGATCTCGTCCGCCTCAGACCGGGCAACATAATCCACATCACTTCGACGACGCTGCGGCCGTGCGTGCGGTCGCCATCGGAGCGGTCATCGCCGACCCGGATCGCGCCGCGGACGTCGCCGAATGGGACGCCGAGGTCACCAACGCCGGCGACGGCGTGTACGCGGCCCGCGCCATCGCGCGGATGGTCTCGTTGGCAGCTTCATGGCCTCCTGTAACGGGTAGCGAGGCTGAGCGGCTCGGAAACGTTACGCCAGGCCACGAAGTAGCCGCACCCGCAGAAGGTGAGACGCGTACGGAGGGCGAGGGGCTGGAGAGCGGCGGAGGTCCGTCCAGGGCTCGGGCGGGCATCGGCGAGCGAGGACGATGGCGAAGCCCGTCTCCGAACGAGTCCGCGGGCGGGGACGGACCTCCGCCGCCCTCCAGACCTGCGGAGGTGGTGCGGGGCGAGCGCCGGGATGGACCTCCGGCGCCGTCCAGCCTCGCGGGGGTGGTGCGGGGCGAGCGCCGGGATGGACCTCCGGCGCCGTCCAGCCTTGCGGGGGTGGTGCGGGGCGAGCGCCGGGACGGACCTCCGCCGTTCTCCGGCCTTGCCGAGGCGGCGCGCGAAGTGCTGCTGGCGGAACTGCCTCCGGAGACGCTGATCGGCCGGACGACGCGGCGGGCGCTCGAGCTGACGAGGGACGCGTCGTCGCCGGCCGAGGCGGTGCCGTTGCTCGACGACGTGGTGGACCGGGTGTACTCGTACGGCACGGCGGCCGCGCAGACTGTCGCGGTGGCGGCGGCTCTGGCCGGGGCAGCGCTGCGTAACGGCACACTGCCGATCGAGGCGGTCACGGCGGCGGCTTGTCTGCCGTCGCTCGCCGATAGCGCTCCAGCCTTGACCGGCGCGTTGGTCGGTGCGGTGGTGGGTGTTGATGCGTTCCCGGCGAGCTGGGTCGAAAGATGCAGGGTGCTGG
This sequence is a window from Phytoactinopolyspora mesophila. Protein-coding genes within it:
- a CDS encoding ABC transporter substrate-binding protein — protein: MITRRRCTSAVAGLAGVALLLSACGSDDSNGSTRSNDSEQSDDAGTPDEPISLTFQTLAWQTASVEANEAIVEAWNDENPNVQVELLQGDWNNVNDQLLTAFEGGTAPDVFHYESTTLQEFADRGNVLDLAGYLSDEIRADIREGAWDTVTYGEGVYGVPFLQESQVVFANASILEDEGIELPTLDDPWTWDEFAEVARELTTDDRYGAVYPLRSPANRILNLSRNFGGDFFSDPAGEATAVFGDAESEALSRIHDMLYVDESAAPDGLGMSASDSLPAFFDGQYAMLPGAIWLRQQLIEQAPDDFEWVTLPALAGDSQAQGAVAQTMSVSADTEYPEQAVEFIEYFLNPENQVQLAAGDWLLPTSQEAAAAPELNDPETGWDIAVATADDLEIAPFQLVKGFEEWKDKVANPALQEFFSDEITLDELGRKLTDEGNSILERYHR
- a CDS encoding ADP-ribosylglycohydrolase family protein, which translates into the protein MRSEGHDARSAGRNGRGGALIGLAIGDAAGWPARQHRSHLLPSWTRRLRRELDTFAEAEEVTSLPVPFALNQEPGPLRLGPSDDAEWAAWTLTWLRATDPLTRQAVHDTWREAATSENLPRGRISTATAADALRKGSRPPQTGQHNPHHFDDAAAVRAVAIGAVIADPDRAADVAEWDAEVTNAGDGVYAARAIARMVSLAASWPPVTGSEAERLGNVTPGHEVAAPAEGETRTEGEGLESGGGPSRARAGIGERGRWRSPSPNESAGGDGPPPPSRPAEVVRGERRDGPPAPSSLAGVVRGERRDGPPAPSSLAGVVRGERRDGPPPFSGLAEAAREVLLAELPPETLIGRTTRRALELTRDASSPAEAVPLLDDVVDRVYSYGTAAAQTVAVAAALAGAALRNGTLPIEAVTAAACLPSLADSAPALTGALVGAVVGVDAFPASWVERCRVLAGCCAPPLAGVDILDLAGGSGDLAHDEGKYL
- a CDS encoding carbohydrate ABC transporter permease; this encodes MDRSRPVATTLKYAALFAYLVFLAFPLFWLISTALKTPQEIALIEPTMIPNEPTFDNFRAAFSEQPIARSIVNTAFVSSVSAFLTVLLSIPAGYVMARYRSVVSRAAIVWVLLSQIFPWVLVIIPLFLLLRDFGLYDSHLGLITVYVVWSMPFALWMLRSYVAGIPYELEEAAAMDGATKARTLREVIAPLLAPGVVAAGLFAFVSAWNEFLFALVLIRDPDLQTLSLTLVKFIGAEGVARLGPLAAASLVATIPSLIFFAFMQRRLTGGLLGGAVKS
- a CDS encoding ADP-ribosylglycohydrolase family protein — encoded protein: MNPTERARGCLVGLAVGDAMGAPAENMTAGAIAERWGQVTGFLTDARAGTDDTEYAAFSALLLLDHGSALTSEHVADAWTKHLVRRTGGFPGAGFSELGTVENLRSGLRPPASGEHLHSWSDGLAMRAAVHGVFAAGDPVEAARLAAVDGAVSHAGEGVYAGQAVAAAVSVAMSGADVDGVVAAAQAAAPPASWTARSLDSAVALHADPEALLDALVTRRYPWTDLAPEAAGLAFGAFIAARGVFEAAVPAAVSMGRDADTTAAIAGALAGASGGLAAIPSQWSGSIGPVTGRCLGDVVAGLHLAGLADQLVGATP